Sequence from the Meleagris gallopavo isolate NT-WF06-2002-E0010 breed Aviagen turkey brand Nicholas breeding stock chromosome Z, Turkey_5.1, whole genome shotgun sequence genome:
GGACATTCCAGAGCTCCCTTCACGCGGGTGCATCGCTCCCTCCTCGCCCAGCCGGGGATACTGGGCTGTGCCAAGCGGTCCGGCCTGACGAGGGCAGCCGGGGCGGCTTCTGCCGCTCCTCCCCGCGCTTCTCGCTCCCCGCCTCGGCGGCCGCAGCATCTCCGCGAGGCTTGGCTCCCTGCCCGGCTGCAGAGCCTTAGCTGCCGCACGTCCCTTCCCCGCGGCATCTCCGGACCTGCCCCAGCANNNNNNNNNNNNNNNNNNNNNNNNNNNNNNNNNNNNNNNNNNNNNNNNNNNNNNNNNNNNNNNNNNNNNNNNNNNNNNNNNNNNNNNNNNNNNNNNNNNNGTGGCTGAAGGCAGGGCCGGGGCAGCCCGCCTGGGATGCGCTGCTGGCCGGGGTCTCCCCTACCCCATAGCAACGTGGAAATCACTCCCGGCAGCTGCAGGTTGGGGCCTTTCGAATTTCTGTACTGGCACTGGCATGCCCAGCTTTTCAATGGGTTATGGCCCAGGCAGGGGAGATGAATGGTTTGGAAAAGAGCCAGTAGCTGGTTAATAGAAAGGGAAACCTGGGAGAAAGCAAGAGGCAGTGTGGacctgaaagtaaaaaaaattttaCCGCAGTAGCCCTTGGGTGACCAGTGCAGGACAAAAAAGGAGATTACTTGCATGtgcagctagatcaggttcTAATGCAGAGATTTATCTCTGATTATTATACAGCTCGGATCGCGTCGGCTTACAGGAAAAAGTGCTACTACTCTAGACTAATGAAGCTAATGTGTGACTGATTTGGACTCTTGCCACATGTAAGTGACAGGTTGAAACACACAGGCCTATGaaactttaattttattttgtggagCATTTTGGTAAAGAATCAGACATTATTTTGCTAAGTTCCATTCATACAAGACTGAGAAAGAAACACAAGACATTAACTTTCAGCCTGAGATAGGGATGAACAAAATATATCTGCTTCTTCGGTTTTACAAGCCCTAAAAGGAGGCTGAATTTGTATTACCTTGCTGTGGATGAACACCCTCTGTGGCCAGCCATAAAGATGTGAATGAAACACGAGCAGAAGCATAATCATAATTGACAGTATCCAGTGAATTAGATCAGCTAGTGCCATTTCACTCAGCTGGCACTTTGCTCCTATTATAATCAGACCCAAATCTGCTGAAGTTTTTGGAAAAATTGGGCCAGCTGTTTTCATGGAAACCACTGTATTCCAAATATCTaactgctttaaataaaatgtctgCAATCCACATAATTCTCTAAGAATCATCTGCTCTTGCAGCTAATGGGACATGAGGAATGTAACTGCCTGCACAGGTGGTCATGTGCAATTTTCAGGTCTGCTGGTTCGCAGCTTAAGAAACGATGCTCATAGGATCACAGGGCAAGTGGTCACCCCCCAagccattgtttttttttttaagtaccaCATCAATTCTTCAGAAGACACAAGCGGCAATATATGGTATTAATTGCTCCATCGTATGTTCGATCGCactcccttttttcccccatacaTTGAGAAATTAAAAGCACCGTAACCAagaagctaaaaagaaaaaaaagtgcatgttCATTAATATGAGATTGATGAGGAAGATAAAAGGATCTCTTTTTATTGATTGCAAGCACTTTCTTCAAATTAAATAAGTGCACTATTTAAAGATGGAAGGGTGACCCAAAGCAAGCCGGCAGGCTCAATAAGCAGCATCAGTGCCAGCGGCCATAGTGTGGGAAGAGCTGGCTATCACACTTGGtgcaaaaaattaatttatttctcctttcagcGCTCCACCAATCTCCTTCCTTTAATCCATCTCTCTTGGACTGACGCCAGCACTCTCTCCCTTTGAGTCCTTCCAAAAGCCTTCACTAAAACCCCCATCTCTCAGATCAAATGACATAAAGAGAAAACTTCATTTTGCCTCTCTACTGGAACTGCAAATGCAAAAATGGGACAGGCTGTCATTCGCACACACATACATCTCATTTTTCACCTGATGGAAAGTGAACAGAATACAAGTGATATTGCTGTTTGTACGTCTTTCTCCATTCCCTCCACTTTCTTCCACTNNNNNNNNNNNNNNNNNNNNNNNNNNNNNNNNNNNNNNNNNNNNNNNNNNNNNNNNNNNNNNNNNNNNNNNNNNNNNNNNNNNNNNNNNNNNNNNNNNNNtggtggaaggaaaaacaaaaagaaacacgtAGCTTCTACTTACAAAGTTTTGGAGCAGTTTGGAGATTGGTTTCTGTTGCTTGTGCCTGAGATGCCTTGGTAGGCTCCGGGGAGGATGGTGACAGTGATGGTGCAGCAGAGGACCACAACCCAACATCTAGGATGCGGTTGTAGAGAGAAGGCTGAaggaagggtctggagggcacGAGCGAGCTGTCAGTTTGCACTGTCACTTCAGCCTTGCTTTCAAGGCTAGGTATGGGGAAGGGTGAGGCATACACCTCTGAAGGCACCCAGGCAGACAGAGCTGTAGGATCCACAGTGCTCCTTGGGTCTTGTCCTATCCTCCCAGGGTCAAGGTGTGTAGGAGAGTCATACTCAAAAATCTTGTCCACAAAGACCCACTTGAGGCCAGCAATGCAGAGGCAGAGGCTGAGCAGGCAAGCCAGGATAGGGGCAATGCAGATCTTCTCGGAGTTGAGGCAGCCCTTCAGTTGCTCTGCCTCCAGGCACACACAGCAGGTCGCGGCCAGGCCTGCCACCCCTGAGACCCTGCTGTCCTCTCTGTGAGGCCCCGGCACATTCTCCTCAGCCGGGAGCCCATCAAGGGATGCGTCAGGGCTCAGCTGAGCCGAAGGGCTGGGGAAAGTCTCGGTGGCTACTTCAGACATGGTTGAGCTCTGACACAGCTCACCTCCAAAAGGCCTTAACTCTATCACAGTCCATTACtgtgaaacacagacaaaaagagACGGAGTAACAGTCACAGTGCTCAGTAAAAATCACACGGCAGGAGTCAAAGAGAGGTCCGAGCTCAGCAACATCATCTGAACCGGGAGAAGAGGAATGCAAGGGAAAAAGGAGAC
This genomic interval carries:
- the LOC104915215 gene encoding uncharacterized protein LOC104915215 is translated as MSEVATETFPSPSAQLSPDASLDGLPAEENVPGPHREDSRVSGVAGLAATCCVCLEAEQLKGCLNSEKICIAPILACLLSLCLCIAGLKWVFVDKIFEYDSPTHLDPGRIGQDPRSTVDPTALSAWVPSEVYASPFPIPSLESKAEVTVQTDSSLVPSRPFLQPSLYNRILDVGLWSSAAPSLSPSSPEPTKASQAQATETNLQTAPKLCPEMPRGRDVRQLRLCSRAGSQASRRCCGRRGGEREARGGAAEAAPAALVRPDRLAQPSIPGWARRERCTRVKGALECPHRFSRGCAHCGADRGRQQ